In Kaistella sp. 97-N-M2, the sequence AGAGGAGGCCCATGCACTTACCATAGCATACCAGATATACATGGTAGAATACCAGTGCGGATCAATACTCATTAACCAATCCCAAGCCCAGGCTGCAGAAGCAAACCCGAAGAAAGCGATATAGCCGATGTTCCAGCTGTAATAGTTCGCGTAGTCTTTTCTGCTTTTGGTTTCATCTACTTTTTTGGAAAGAGATTTCAGTTTCCAGGCGAAGAATGAGGCTCCAAGCACATAAATTAAGGTTCGGATTGCGTAAAAAGGAATATTTAGAAATCGCTTCTTTTCGAAAAGAATAGGATCGAAATTTTTATCTCCTTGTGTGGTTAATTCGGGATCCATCCAATGGAAAATATGACCTACGTGCGTAATATTTAAAACCATAAGAATCACAACAAGTGCGCCGGCATAGGGAATGAACGAAGCTACAGCCTCCATCACCCGTAAAATAATAATCGACCAACCCGCATGCGAAGCATTTTGAATGCTGTAGAAAAAGAGGGCACAACAGCTGAGCGCAAACAAAAATACGGCTACCGTATGAATGGCTGCCAGAGGCTGATTATGAACCTGGAGTTTTGCGTGTTCCAAATGTGCCGCATGATCCTGCGGACCCACCATTTCACTTGAATTGGCAGGAGCGTGATTTCCGCCGGCATGCGCTGCCTCCATCATATGTTCAATTCGGGCATCATCCATCCCGTGGTTCATCAAATAACCTGCTCCGAAAAGCACTAATCCCAGAACGATGAATATGATTGAATATAATCTTAATTTAGGTGAAAAACTATACATTTTTTAATACTTTTTATTTTTTAGGACTAGTCGTTACACTTGCTGTGGCGCTTCCGGAGGCAGGCTCGGCGGATGACGGAGCTGTGGCGGTATCTGTTGTAGCTGATGCGGGTGCTGCTGCAGGATTCATTCCTCCTTTAAAGGCACTCATTACATACATTGCAACTCTCCATCGGTCACCAGGTGTTAGCTGTCCCGCGTAGGAACCCATTGCGTTTCTTCCGTTGGTAAGGACGTAATGTACCGACCCAACCGTAATGTCTCTGTCCGCATATTTTGGTACACCGGAATAAGCTCCACTTACTACGATAGGACCTTGCCCGTCTCCACCAGTTCCGTGGCAGGCGGCACATGTTTTATCGTACAAGCCTTTACCTCTTTCGATATCTTTGGCCTGATTAGCCGAATTTAACGGTGCTGAAGCGATTAATTTTGAAGCGTCGTAGCCTCCGTTGTATTCGTCGGGAGCCATCGCAGTGTTCATCGCCATATCATCAACGCCATCTTTATTTTGAGCAACGGTACCGTTAACAGGACCTAATCCTGTGGCGCCGTTGTTCTTAACAAATGCAGGGATTTCGT encodes:
- a CDS encoding cytochrome c, producing MTKNIIKITAVLGFAAFSLSSCSKENPPLVYFPDMYFPVAYDPLMKASDAYSDRENEIPAFVKNNGATGLGPVNGTVAQNKDGVDDMAMNTAMAPDEYNGGYDASKLIASAPLNSANQAKDIERGKGLYDKTCAACHGTGGDGQGPIVVSGAYSGVPKYADRDITVGSVHYVLTNGRNAMGSYAGQLTPGDRWRVAMYVMSAFKGGMNPAAAPASATTDTATAPSSAEPASGSATASVTTSPKK
- a CDS encoding quinol:cytochrome C oxidoreductase — its product is MYSFSPKLRLYSIIFIVLGLVLFGAGYLMNHGMDDARIEHMMEAAHAGGNHAPANSSEMVGPQDHAAHLEHAKLQVHNQPLAAIHTVAVFLFALSCCALFFYSIQNASHAGWSIIILRVMEAVASFIPYAGALVVILMVLNITHVGHIFHWMDPELTTQGDKNFDPILFEKKRFLNIPFYAIRTLIYVLGASFFAWKLKSLSKKVDETKSRKDYANYYSWNIGYIAFFGFASAAWAWDWLMSIDPHWYSTMYIWYAMVSAWASSLAVIILICVYLKKKGILPQFNDNHLHDLGVYLFALSMLWTYTFFAQFMLYWYANVPEEVNYFFGRFQYYKSIFFIILIMNFLTPLAVMVSSSIKRNYTVVSVMAVIVICGQLLVYFNMVMPGTVGPFWKTPEVLLLNVGSILFGLGSFIFVVLTALSKLQLIPVGNPFLKESKIYEYPF